The following are encoded together in the bacterium genome:
- a CDS encoding MltA domain-containing protein, with protein MQRGPQPALVQLRAAQLPDFGDDADLASLRQAIARTQPAWRKRGDDAAAASASRLLGALAAGGDAAARRRAIAGAFRVLQVRDPILMTAYYEPELAARVRPDARFRYPLYARPPDLTPSSAPVRAAIDAGALAGRGLELAWTDDPLGLFLLHVQGSGRLRFPDGTVRPALFAGTNEKPYKALARVLIEHGHLTRAEATVPGIRRVMATLPADEQRALMQENPRYVFFKLGAAPGDPVGSMGVPLTAGRSIATDPTLVPSGRIAYLVTPSARRFVVAQDVGAAIKGAHVDLFVGPGEDAEAFAGSARDRGTLYLLEPVAQ; from the coding sequence GTGCAGCGCGGGCCGCAGCCCGCGCTCGTGCAGCTGCGGGCCGCGCAGCTACCCGACTTCGGCGACGACGCCGACCTCGCGTCGCTGCGTCAGGCGATCGCCCGTACGCAGCCCGCGTGGCGCAAGCGGGGCGACGACGCGGCCGCGGCGTCGGCGAGCCGTCTCCTGGGCGCGCTCGCGGCAGGCGGCGACGCAGCCGCCCGCCGGCGCGCGATCGCGGGCGCGTTCCGCGTCCTCCAGGTGCGCGACCCGATCCTCATGACGGCGTACTACGAGCCCGAGCTGGCCGCACGGGTGCGGCCCGACGCGCGCTTCCGCTACCCGCTCTATGCCCGGCCGCCGGACCTCACTCCGAGCTCGGCCCCGGTCCGCGCCGCGATCGACGCCGGCGCGCTCGCGGGACGCGGCCTCGAGCTGGCCTGGACCGACGATCCGCTCGGCCTCTTCCTCCTCCACGTGCAGGGCTCCGGACGCCTGCGCTTCCCCGACGGCACCGTGCGCCCGGCGCTCTTCGCGGGCACGAACGAGAAGCCGTACAAGGCGCTCGCGCGGGTGCTCATCGAGCACGGCCACCTGACCCGCGCGGAGGCGACGGTGCCGGGCATCCGTCGCGTCATGGCGACGCTGCCGGCGGACGAGCAGCGCGCCCTCATGCAGGAGAACCCGCGCTACGTCTTCTTCAAGCTCGGCGCCGCGCCCGGCGATCCGGTCGGCAGCATGGGCGTCCCGCTGACCGCGGGCCGATCGATCGCGACCGACCCGACGCTCGTGCCGTCCGGCCGCATCGCCTACCTGGTCACCCCGTCGGCGCGGCGCTTCGTCGTCGCGCAGGACGTGGGCGCGGCGATCAAGGGCGCACACGTCGATCTGTTCGTCGGACCGGGCGAAGACGCCGAGGCGTTCGCCGGGTCGGCGCGCGATCGCGGGACGCTCTACCTCCTCGAGCCGGTCGCGCAGTGA
- a CDS encoding alanine--glyoxylate aminotransferase family protein has product MTPSGPTRARRRAARSRIGGLYGSEPVYTNRPVTAAPGEFQPPYRLLLGPGPSDVHPRVLRAMSAPLVGHLDPAFLGMMEDVKALLRMVFATANALTLPISGTGSAGMEACVVNLVEPGDEVLVGVNGVFGTRMAEVAERCGAVVRRVEAPWGHVVRPEQIAAALAQTSNPKLVALVHAETSTGAWQPLEDAIRLAHEHGALFLADCVTSLGGVPVEIDAWGVDAAYSGTQKCLSCPPGLSPVTFGPRALDAIRARRTKAQSWYLDVGLLAQYWGEERVYHHTAPISMNYALREALRLVAEEGLPARFTRHARNHRALVAGLETFGLGLAAEPGHRLPMLNAVTVPADVDEARVRARLLADHGIEIGGGLGPMKGKVWRIGLMGESSRRASVLAVLAALEEALAAEGLRVTPGVAVAAAQASYAAA; this is encoded by the coding sequence ATGACGCCGTCCGGGCCGACGAGGGCGCGCAGGCGGGCAGCCAGATCGCGCATCGGTGGTTTGTACGGCTCGGAACCCGTGTATACAAATCGCCCCGTGACCGCGGCGCCGGGCGAGTTCCAACCTCCGTATCGCCTCCTTCTTGGCCCTGGCCCGTCCGACGTCCACCCGCGCGTGCTGCGCGCCATGTCGGCGCCCCTCGTCGGCCATCTCGACCCCGCGTTCCTCGGCATGATGGAGGACGTGAAGGCGCTCCTGCGGATGGTCTTCGCCACCGCGAACGCGCTGACGCTCCCCATCTCGGGTACGGGCAGCGCCGGCATGGAGGCGTGCGTCGTGAACCTCGTCGAACCGGGCGACGAGGTTCTCGTCGGCGTGAACGGCGTCTTCGGCACGCGCATGGCCGAGGTGGCGGAGCGCTGCGGCGCGGTCGTTCGGCGCGTCGAGGCACCGTGGGGCCACGTCGTCCGCCCGGAGCAGATCGCTGCGGCGCTGGCGCAGACGTCGAATCCGAAGCTGGTCGCGCTGGTGCACGCGGAGACCTCGACCGGCGCCTGGCAGCCGCTGGAGGACGCGATCCGGCTGGCGCACGAGCACGGCGCGCTCTTTCTCGCCGACTGCGTCACCTCGCTCGGCGGCGTGCCGGTCGAGATCGACGCCTGGGGCGTCGATGCGGCGTACAGCGGCACGCAGAAGTGCCTGTCGTGCCCGCCGGGGCTGTCGCCCGTCACCTTCGGGCCGCGCGCGCTCGACGCGATCCGCGCCCGCAGGACGAAGGCGCAGAGCTGGTACCTCGACGTCGGCCTCCTCGCACAGTACTGGGGCGAGGAGCGCGTCTATCACCACACGGCGCCGATCTCGATGAACTACGCGTTGCGCGAGGCGCTGCGCCTGGTTGCCGAGGAGGGCCTGCCGGCGCGGTTCACGCGTCATGCGCGCAACCATCGCGCGCTGGTCGCCGGCCTGGAGACGTTCGGACTCGGGCTGGCGGCGGAGCCGGGCCACCGGCTGCCGATGCTGAATGCGGTCACGGTGCCCGCCGACGTCGACGAGGCGCGCGTGCGCGCGCGGCTGCTCGCCGACCACGGCATCGAGATCGGCGGCGGGCTCGGGCCGATGAAGGGGAAGGTGTGGCGGATCGGGCTGATGGGAGAATCGAGCCGGCGGGCGAGCGTGCTCGCGGTGCTGGCGGCGCTCGAGGAGGCGCTGGCGGCCGAGGGGCTGCGGGTGACGCCGGGGGTCGCCGTGGCCGCGGCGCAGGCGTCCTACGCGGCGGCGTAG